ATCGATTGCGTTCGATCGTTGATGTCTCAAGGACACCGTACTTCATGAAGGATGGAAATAAATGGCGTGTCTTTGAACGGTACTTGGGTTTCATAACAGATATCTGCCATCGCATTTGATCACCATGATCGCAAAATGAACTTAGGAAAAAGGGtggataaagaaaaagaagatttgTTTCAGATCCATAATCCCCGAGGCATTGTGTttgcaattttctttgaaatattcGATCTGCGTTGAACATTTTCATGACTTTAGGAGGTTGTCAACTTGCAATTTGATTATCTCACGAACGGAGCCAAAACTGCCTGTCTTATAAAATTAACTGCCTCAATGAATGTTTCTGATTCTGAAGTATGGTTTCGACCAGCGCCTGTTTTCCAGTATTTTTTTGGttaaatttaaaacaaatcataaCTATGAGGAATCGTTCTTACTTTGCCTTTCACAGTGTcgtatttaaattttgtttttatgttctTGAAAAATgcgtatttttttcaataaggtGGAGAAAAATTCGCCGTAGCCCTttctacaaaaataaattaaaattatcAATTTGATGTTTCAATAATATGTTTAATGTCTGTggtctatcccccccccccttcattttCTGCAAGTTTACTTGAGGGCGCTCTTTTCTTCCTTACTGAATCATCACCATTTCCCTcctttctcctttaattttctCCTGTTTACTTTCATTCCGCACGTTTTTATTCAAGCATTTTCCTTCTTGCAATTATGCATCCAaaaactgatgatgatgaatcgCGGGACAACAGTATATTCCGGTAAGATGCGAAAATCGGTTCTGCTTGTTGGGTTTGATTTTGTCGACAGATGGAAAAACACCCAACCCagctcaaaatataaatatacttcgaaatttgatcaaaatgagGGCGGTATTTATTCTAGTGTATATTTTGCATGCCAACGGATATCGCCTGAGGGGGTATCTCATAACTATGGATGGTAAGACCAACACAGCTGGTTGAAGCAGATGacgatttatttattatttacttaAGGCACCTCTTGCTTAAGTACGGCATTCTTGGGTTGCCATGGTGATGCCATGTTATCCGGGCACCGTAACACAAAAATTtcgcgattaatcgtacgcttgattttcacgattatttgtacatttcagtcaatggaatcaatcgtaaaatatatttcacgatGATTGTTAAGCTTGGTGTTTCGGGCTCCTGGTTATCCGTCATATGGCGTTGTTGAGTTAAGTTGCGTGACAACATTTGGTTCGAAGGCGATGAACATAACTTAACACCTattctttatctttctttcttacccccccccccccctctctctctctctttccctcacacacacacacatccctctctatttattgattttacCGCTGAACATGACCAAATATTGATGTCGgcaaaaaatagtgattttaaaTGTAGACAACAAAATCCGTAATGATGTAATTTCTCatgtaatttcaaaaagaaaaacaactatTCAAAATTCCGTTCGCTATTGTTTATGGATACATATATGTGTGTGAGattgagagggtgtgtgtgtgtatacgtATATATTGTCTTGGTTCGTTGTTTTTAAAAGGCTGTCTgccttcaaatttcaatttctttaagaCTGACAGTACAGAGTACAGTGCGTATATTGTTCggtatattttgaaatacatgtaactaaaaaaaaaacaatgctttGTATTTCCAAGTGAATGAGTTTTATGTAAGTATCCTATAATTTGAAATCCTTTAAAGGGTAGCAAGCAACAAAGTGCGTAGAATATACAGCAAATAAGAATTgtccatcattattattgttatcatcatcattatgattattgttattttacttttaaaagtaAAAGCCCATTAGGCGCCATCGCATGTAATGCACTTATCAGTTTTGTCGGAGTAAGTATTGTCAGCATACCATAGAAAATAATAAGGTTATAAACAAAGTGTGCAGGAGATCTACAGGTCGTTAGGTATGCTCAAGCCCGGCAACAAAGGGATAGTTGCCTGATTACTCCAAAGCACACCTGAGTCGCCAATAAAGATGCATCCGAATCATGTCGAATTGTTCAGGGTTGTCCCTGAAATTGCTCTTGTGAATTAGCATGATATAGATCTTATCAGGCCTAGCAATAAAGTGATAGTTCCGTTTCTACTCCAAAGTACATCTGGGCCGCCAATTAAGAATCATTCGAATCATGTCGAATTGTTCAGGTTTTCTCCGAAATGTGGTTACATCTTGCAATTTTAGCGACATCAAAAATTGTAACAGTTATGAAATGTCACAAAATATCGTTTCCACCTGTGTCATGTTTGCGTGGACCAACATAATTACAATATTGTTGATCAGTCCCTTTAACTTCCGAAATTGGTAGATTCATCCTGAGCATTAcatcagggggccgtttcataaagctgttcgtaagttaagagcgactggtgatcccttcttatggtaaatggtgtattcattggcaatggtttagcgtgtaagaaatgatcaccagtcgttcttgaaGTCGCTCtttacttacgaacagctttatgaaacggcccccatgTCTCTGCATGAGTCTATTTATTACAAACCCTACCCGTCTACTCTCTCAAGACATGATACCACATGGGAAACGAGGTTCGTCCATACAGGTTTTCTCGGTACCGCCATTTTCTACATGTTCTATCTATGTTACGATACCAGTCACACACATTAACCCTTTTACATGTTCTACGGAGCAACCAAAGTTGGCATGCATCGTTTGGCCCGGAGTCGCCTTCCTTGGTATGACTGTATTATGAAGTCCTAATGACTGAACCCTACCATCAGTACCATACTAGCGTTCTTATCATCTGTGGATACATTTGGTacattaagttttttttttaccggagACTCGTTTCAAAATCGACACGATGACTGAATGATAATTTCGACTCTGTTTCAACAATTTTCCTTAATCACAAGTATCTCTACAGGTCCGAAATGGCGGATGATTTGTTGCTTCATTGGTTGCTGATGACACTCAGTGACAATTAGGACAACGCTTTATCACCGCGTTACTGCTCAGTGTTATCCAATAGTCCTTTAATAGAAAGATGGgaatatttcattgattaacGTGcgtaaatgcccccccccccgcgacaATGATGATATATGCTCGCTTTCGCGCTTTTGGCAATATGAAAATGTTAACGTTAATAGTCCAAAACCAAATACCAGAGGCTTCGAAGTTTCTTAGTTCTGGATGCATAAGCATTTGATCATCTTTTTTGTGTGTCTGTGTATGGATTCACTGAAAGGGTCGATCCTAGATTTGATATGTTCAAGCAGACGAGCTTGTTTTCATACAGGTGGTATTAAGAAGATACGACAAAATGTTACTATAATTGGAACATTTACTCCATTTGACCCCTTGAATGTGATCTGGGCTCTTATGGGAGTCAGCAAGAATGACAGGTGGACTCCGTTTTGTAAACATCGCGGATTGATTTTTAAACAAGCCCATGTTCCCGACATtaatcaataaaatgaaatagacaATGCATTAATCTGTAATTGCCTCTCTTTGCATAAAGTATGTACATATGATGAGCAATGCACTCTTTCCATTGGATGAAACAGAAGTTGTGCTAGAATCATAATTGAGTCTCGTTTGCCCTTTTTGACTTGGTGGATGTACATTTGCATGCACTTTCCTCATGATGTATCGGGTTTGCATAATAAGCTGAAACCTTATCATTCGGGAACATCATACACAGAACATGCCTATACCGTAACTGGGTCAAAATATTTCTCGATGCAGTGATCCTCCGAAACCGTTGTCGGAGCTCCAAAATGTCATCCCAGGTCGCCCTCCAAGACTTATTTTCCATATACAGTCAATCATGAGAAATTCGAAGTGACAGGTTGGTTGGGACGTACCGATGGTTGTGATTGATGTTAGTTTCTCAGCAGGGATGGTTCTTTGGTGGTATTCATGTCTCTATATCACAAACCGTCATTGGAACTTACAAGAAAGAGGAGCTTACCGCTGTGGAAGCGTTGACCGGTCTCAGAATGTAGCGTAAACGCAGTCGGGTTGTAAAAGCATGAAAAGACACAAACCTGAAAATAATcaacacaatatcaaaaattgttAAACAGGATTTAGCGGGAACCATTTTTTGATGGTATTCATGTTTTGGGAAAACAAAGCGTCATTCGATTTACATGATTTAACTGGAAATTCGTCTGCTACAGTTGTGGAAGCGTTGACCGCGGTATCGGAATGTGTGGCGCAAACGCAGTCCGGTTGTAGCAGAACTAAGGTCGAAAAAAGTTTGCTTACGGTCGAAGAGCGGTAATCAAGACCTAACGGAAACGAACAAAAAGTTTGGCAGAGTCCGAGAGAGCCTTTCGGACTGGTATTCCAAGTAATTAAATGATCGCATTCATAATTTGATTTCACTAAAtcattctcttttttcctttcgtTTTACAGATAATTCACCTTGAAAGAGGCGTCATGGCTTCGTCTATAACCCATTTGGATTTCACATAAAACTGCCATTTCTTAAATACTTCAAAATGTACGGGTTACTTATAGAAAGTGTGTGCGAGTTCATCAAGGAGAAGTTCGGCGAGGATAACTGGCTGCGGATCAAAGAGAAGTCGAGGGTCCACGAGTACACCTTTGTTACACACAGAATGTACAGTGAGAAGATCATCCCTCGGCTTGGACAAGCGGTCCAGGACGTTACAGGGTACAGCAAAGAACAGTTCATGGATGAGACTGGTGTCCAGTTTGTCAAGTTTCTCAACAAGTACGAGTATGACAGAATGCTGAGAGTACTCGGTAGAAGCCTTCGAGACTTCCTCAACGGCCTGGACAACCTACACGAGTACCTGCGCTTCAGTTACCCCAAGATGAAGCCTCCGAGCTTCTTCTGCACCGATGAGAGCCTTGAGGGCCTCACCTTGCATTACAGGACGAAGCGCAAAGGCTACACCCATTACGTCAAGGGACAACTTCGACAGGTGGCTAAACAGTTCTACAACCAGGAAGTTTCTGTGATTATAGTCGAAGAGAAACAGTCGTCAAAAGATACCTTCTATGTTAAATTTAGGATTAACTTTGACAACAAGGAGTACACGGAGAGGGTGCGGCTTTCCAGTGTGATGAATGGACATGCTCAACTGCGGGCAAACCTTTTCTTTGATGTCTTTCCTTTCCACATAGTCTTTGGCAACgacatgaaaatacggaattcAGGTAAGTCCATTCCTACCTATTCATCTTTCAAGCGGGAAGATTCATTCAATCGCATATATgttgaattttaattttaatttaaattgcaTCACAATGGTCCATCACTTATGCGATACACGGCAGACCGGAAAGATAGATCGAcctatgatgatgatagtggagTCATAAAATTGCATTCGAGATTCTTCTTGCATAATCATAATGACCAGGGACGTGGGGAGTTATAAGTATGATAAGTGCCATCATACTGGTTCTTACGATAATGGCGATCGCTTTGCAATGACAAAGGTGCTTTCGAGAGAGTGAGttgactatgctgagataaaTGCTGCTGGAGGGTCAGACGTCGGTTTTTCGTGAATTTTACGTGAagattgattttgttttgatgACTTCAAAAAATTAAGTTCTTCACTTCACAGTTCGTATCCATTTTAGTTTTTTATGTTGAAGTGTTTTTAAAATCAGTGAAATATTGACCccttaataaaaagagaatagtttaaattgaatttattgcatgtacatgaactgtatatacatgtgttACCTTTTGCAAGTAATCCCCGAATCACTTCGAAATTAGTTAAGATGCATTTGAAATTGACATTAAATATCATCTTTTGTTTGGAatcaaaataaagtattttgagCCGATCAAATCTAACGAAATGTTTCCCAATTTTGTCACAAAATACGATGTGAGAAACAAATGATTCCTGTATTTCTTACCAGCAACAAATCACAGAAATGagaatctggaaaaaaaagctGTATCGATAAGCCTCCCTTTGCCGATTAATCTAATAATGTGGATCCTATACAGAAATTTCTTCAATCTGCAGAGATGTGCTTTGAGGGACCTGTTCATAATTAACCCATCGGGGATACTGATTCTTGATAATTGGGAATCAAGGGCGGTTGAGAGCGTAGAAGCCTGGCACTTTAATCAAATCGGTGGCAATGAATTTGGCATCAGATGAATGGCAAGAAAGAATCCTCCGTGCTCAATTACTGTTGGTAGTGAATGATTTTTAGTGTGGTGCCCCAGCCGTGCGATATGACATTGTATATTCAAACTTGACGAAATTATAAGAAAGACTCGTTCGATAGTGTCTTTATTACGTTACTGCCTCTTACCAATATAAGGATGGTCGTTGATAACACTAACAAGTTTGTTTTTTAGTCGTATGCCGTTCACGTAAGCAACGGGCCGCAAATGCACGTTATGATACCCTTCTTTATATCATATGGCATCCCCCTCCTTCCATaagcctatacatgtatactaaaaCATAGCTGGCTGTAATTTCTGAAATGATATAATTGTTCTATCAATGTTTGATGTCATTTAATATTATTTATGAGGAAAACAATGACGCATGCTTCGATTCAAACTTGAGATAGCACTCAGCTATTCTTACACATGCATGACATGCCCAATTGTTGCTCTGTCAAGTCGATAGTGTTCCAAATTACACTTTAGTTGTGATGGCCTCATCATGAAAAGTGAActcaatgatcatgatgatcgtTAATTTAATTCTTTTACTTATAGCAGCAAAAGCATGAACAAATCTTATAGAATCTGGTGATAGAATTAAAAGAATATTATTGTATTTAAAAGCTACGGGAATAGTGGTTTTATACATATACGTCACTACCATGATGCATCggacatgttattttttttgtattattttgcttTTGAAGGATACAATCTGTTTGTattattgtaaaatatttgtattttgcttATTTGCTAAATGATTC
This Lytechinus pictus isolate F3 Inbred chromosome 9, Lp3.0, whole genome shotgun sequence DNA region includes the following protein-coding sequences:
- the LOC129268551 gene encoding soluble guanylate cyclase 88E-like, which encodes MYGLLIESVCEFIKEKFGEDNWLRIKEKSRVHEYTFVTHRMYSEKIIPRLGQAVQDVTGYSKEQFMDETGVQFVKFLNKYEYDRMLRVLGRSLRDFLNGLDNLHEYLRFSYPKMKPPSFFCTDESLEGLTLHYRTKRKGYTHYVKGQLRQVAKQFYNQEVSVIIVEEKQSSKDTFYVKFRINFDNKEYTERVRLSSVMNGHAQLRANLFFDVFPFHIVFGNDMKIRNSGKSIPTYSSFKREDSFNRIYVEF